The genomic DNA ataactttttttaaaacggtttaaattgaaatatattggtaacaattcataaactaacggccaaagaagatataaaataacttttcccgttgatccggttgtgtttgttgttgttagagcTTCAGATTGGCTCGCGGAGGACATTGTGCGGATATTAACAGAACAAATATCCTTACACCAGGATATGAAGGTCACACAACGTCAGATAGTGTTACTATTCTAAAATGGGTTTAATAAAAGCTTTTCCGACGAttaaggacaaaaaataacgaaacacaCGCGGAAGAATGCACGCAACATCGGCTTGGTTCGACACACCAccttgttcaaaaatcaaaaaaaaattctttctctctttggaaaatttgaaaaacgatCTCAATGCATCGGTTAGTGGTCGTACTATATGACATAGGTTGATTTAGgtcgataaaaaattacacaaagctaAAGTGGATGTATATACTTACGAAAATGAGATTCAGATAGGTACTCAATGCCTCaaggtgcatttatttcgtatGGTCAAAAAAAATGTGCTGTAGGCAAATGAAACTAAAGTCAATTTGCTCAGATTTGTTAGGAAATCTCATATTAGGCACCTTAATACAACTTCCCACGACCAAATGTACCCAGgacgaaataaatgcaccttGAGGCATTGAGTACCTATCTGAATCTCATTTTCGTAAGTATATACATCCACTTtagctttgtgtaattttttatcgacCTAAATCAACCTATGTCATATAGTACGACCACTAACCGATGCATTGAGatcgtttttcaaattttccaaagagagaaagaatttttttttgatttttgaacaaggTGGTGTGTCGAACCAAGCCGATGTTGCGTGCATTCTTCCGCGtgtgtttcgttattttttgtccttaaTCGTCGGAAAAGCTTTTATTAAACCCATTTTAGAATAGTAACACTATCTGACGTTGTGTGACCTTCATATCCTGGTGTAAGGATATTTGTTCTGTTAATATCCGCACAATGTCCTCCGCGAGCCAATCTGAAgctctaacaacaacaaacacaaccggatcaacgggaaaagttattttatatcttctttggccgttagtttatgaattgttaccaatatatttcaatttaaaccgttttaaaaaaagttatgaaaCAAATTAGACtgcgtttctattattttttccaagacaAAAGCGTGGTCTTCATACAAATCAGGCTACACTACCTAAAAAACTTACGAAAGGAGCCGTAAAGAGGGTCCTATATAAAGCCCTAATATCCTGCAACAAAGTACACTTGCTTTGATGTAAACATCTTTCACCAAAATAGAAATATTTGGATTCAAGTGTGAATCGcctgtcgtttctattattttttccgccactgtatatttttcgttttgttttgattccaTTTCGTTATTCTTCTGTTaatgcaaaattgaaattgtcaaatcaatgccaaaaactttaGCCAACTGCATACCAACTCGAACTCCTGTAACCGAAAGCGCAACCCAAATCCTAACCGTTACCGAATCGTGCCATCTGCCAACGCACGTCCTGCACTCactaaaaacccaaaaatatacaaataacaCACCTTTATATTGTGGCCGCCATCTAAAACTATATGTATCTACTCGCAAAATTCTGTTGCTAATTTTGTTAGTttattcacacacaaacacacacagagaaacactAAATTAACAACCCAGTGGGttaaaagttttatttaaacGTGTGgaaatgataaaaaaaaaaagattcgaaaacaatggaaaaattaaTCATTGACAGTATTAAGATTTTAACCactcataaattattttctaaatGACTTTTGACGAGTCTTAAATCATCGTTCGCGGTTTTTACACGTTTACAAACATTTTAAGATAATATTGTTTTTGATCCACTGGGATATGGAACACATTTACTTTGTATTTATGAATTCtgtattttttcttttgttttgtgttgtatGATTTGGTTCTCGCTCTCACATAATTGCCAATCCGCCCCCccacatacttatgtacatccTCCTATAACGCACTCACTCTCAACTCACCATAATtgtatcgttatcgttataATATAGGTCACATACCCGGTAGACCTTTAGGAGGTCGTCACGGTATGGTATTCGGTCAAATAcccgctcctcctgctgccgtAGGAAATTCTTCTGTACCTTTGGTGCCAGGTGCTTATCGTTCGCaaactaaacacaaaacaaaactacaaaaatatcaaaaaacaaaaaatgataatACTCTCAGCAAATCAAAAAAGATCGTTATcgttttgattgaaatttttATATAACTAAACATTTTGTCTGTTAATTCTTGAATATTGATTGAAGCCTTTTATAATTTTCCAAGCAAAGTAGTGCATTCATTGATGTGCCtaaagtttaatttatttattcgttCCATCCTAGAATTGGTGTCCTTTTGTCCTTAGTTAGTTATTGATTGGATTTGGATTggtattgatattgatattggTAAACCTGCTTAAAGTTTGATTTACGTTTGAATTGATCAATAACTGAATTGAATAATTGATGAATgtacattttgattgattcgTTGATTTGTAAGCAAGTTAGCAAACTTAAGCATACTTAGAACATTTGATAACGCGTTGATATTCACATGATCCATTATCCATTGGGGTTGTCCCACCACCAGTTGGGCTTCTTCACCACTCACAGATCACCCACATTTTACCCATCACTAGCTTTAGCCAAGCATCTAGTTATTTAGTTGTCCCGCACCTAAAAGCGTTTTCTTGCCAGCCCATTAAGTGCTCTCGAAAATCGTAGATGTGTGCCATAGTAAGGCTCAGTTGCAAGTGATTCTATTCCCTCAATGACAGAATCACATTAAGCTGTCTACAGATGATACCACCGGGTAGGGGATAGCAGCACCTAAAAGCGTTTTCTTGCCAGCACATTAAATGCTGTTGAAAATCGTAGATGTGTGCCAGAGAGAACTTCCCGCAATAGCAAAGTGATCGGAGATCCATTGATGACTCTTGTCCGTTTACGTTGTGAACATTCATTTTAGAACATAGTCGGAAGTTACGATCCCAATAGCACCTAAAAGCGTTTTCTTGCCAGCCCATTAAATGCTGTTGAAAATCGTAGATGTGTGCCATAGCAAGGCTCAGTTGCAAGTGATTCTGCCCCATCGATGGCAACAGAATCATAATATACTGGCTACAGATAATCTCAATGATGTGTGCGAAAGAAGCCCACTGGCGACTGCCCGATCCTCGACTGTGGTTTTCCTCACCGGTGTGGAAGACCAATCGGAGCATGCAGAGTCGCATCGATGGCCCAGCTAGTGCTGAGCACCATACTAGGAATAATTTTGCATGCAGTTGCCATCTATTATTCTGTTTGTTTAGCAACCGATTCGCAAGCGTTTCTTTCTCATGTTTACTCCATTCATTCCTATTGCTTTCCTGGTAGACCAGATCTTTTGTAATTGATGCACCTCCACCCTCCAGCATGCCACGAGGGGACCTCCTAATGACTTGATCTTGAGTTGCAGCTGAATGGCCATGTGTTAATCAAACCTATTTTGGCTTCTATTCAAAGGTGGTACTCCGCTGGTACCCTGCAGTACCGCAGTCGGTTCGACGACTCTCCGACGCACCCAGAGTCACAATAATGCcgcaagtggaagtggaagtgcagCCGCCGCAACGGCAGCCACATCAACGACGCCGCTGTACACGGGTAATGGTCCgacgagcagcggcagtggagCCATCACGCCCGGCACTCCAAGTGGAAGCCTGCTTAGCCCAGGCCTTGCCCTGGCTGGCGTGGGCACACCGACCAGTGCGGCGCAAGAGTTTTCGTTTAAGGCCAAGCAGGAGGTGTACGTGATGCAGCGTATATCCGAACTACAGCGAGAGGGATTATGGACTGAACGGCGGCTGCCAAAGCTGCAGGAGCCGAGCCGACCGAAGGCGCACTGGGACTACCTTCTCGAGGAGATGACCTGGCTGGCGGCTGATTTCGCCCAGGAGCGCAAATGGAAGAAGAATGCGGCTAAGAAGTGCGCCAAGATGGTTCAAAAGTACTTCCAGGAGAAGGCGAATGCGGCCCAGCGGGCCGAGAAGGCCCAAGAGCTGCACCTGAAGCGAGTGGCCTCCTTTATTGCCCGCGAGGTGAAGCGCTTCTGGACGAATGTGGAAAAGTTGGTGGAGTACAAGCACCAGACGAAGATCGAAGAGAAACGCAAGCAGGCCCTCGATCAGCATCTCAACTTCATTGTCGGCCAGACCGAGAAGTTCTCCCAACAGTTGGTGGAGGGCATGAACAAGAGCATGGCGGCCGACAcacccagcctcagcctcaatTCCAGCCGCCTTACCTCGCCCAAGCGGGAGTCTGATGGTAAGAATATTACCAATAAAACTTTTCCTTTCAGCAGAATCGGTGGAATCAGCATGTGATGATAAACTACAAACTGAAACGTTGTCGTGGTCTATTTTTGAACGCTTCGATGTTAACCTGGGATGGTCGCATTTGCGAGGCATTTGCCTGATGCTTTTACCTATCGTGTTGGCTGCCTCTTACCGAGTGCTGGGAGATTTAAACAGGTTGCTAATTATCGATTCTCCATTCATTTGCAGTTGAGTTTCGACCAGAGTCTGGCTCTGAGGATGATGAGGAGACTATTGCcaaggcggaggaggaggcggcggacGTCAATGAGGAGGTGAAGGCTCTCGCCAAGGAATCGGAAATGGATTTCGATGATTTCCTGAACGATTTGCCCCCCGGATATCTGGACAATCGTGATAAGCTCAttaaggaggaggagcataCCAGCGCTGCGGTGAACACGGAGGCTGTCGGCGAGGAGGGCGAGGACAGTAACGACAGTGAGTTTGAGGCGAAGGAGGCAAGCGAAGACGATGAGAACACCATCagcaagcaggaggaggccgaGCAGGAGATCGATCACCAAAGGGAGATCGATGAGCTGGAGGCCGACAATGACCTGCCggttgagcagctgctgaagaAGTACAAGTCTGGCAGAATCAGTGATCAGCCGCCCAGTCCCAAGCGACGAAAGCTGGAGCCTCGTGGCGCCTCAGAACTCGATTCGGATGACGACTCGACGGCAGTGGATGATGAGTCTACCGATAACAGCGATGTAGATGCCAGCGAAGAGGATGACGACGAAGATCTATCCACaaatgaaaccgaaactgaagtGGATGAGGAAGATCAGGAAGATGGCCTCAAGAGTCTGTTGACAGATGAGACCGCCGAAGCGGGTGGAGCAGGAGCGTTAACAGCTGGCAATGCCAGTGCAGCTGATGCTACTGCTGGGGCTAATAAAGACGACATGCTCAATGATGCCGCCGCTCTCGCCGAGAGTCTCCAGCCCAAGGGCAACACCCTGTCATCCACCAATGTGGTCACTCCTGTGCCCTTCCTGCTCAAGCATACGCTGCGCGAGTATCAGCACATCGGACTGGATTGGCTGGTCACGATGAACGAGCGCAAGCTGAATGGCATCCTGGCCGATGAGATGGGGCTGGGGAAGACCATTCAAACGATTGCCCTACTGGCTCACCTTGCCTGCGCCAGGGGCAACTGGGGACCGCATCTGATTGTGGTGCCATCGTCTGTGATGCTCAATTGGGAGATGGAGTTCAAGAAGTGGTGTCCCGGCTTCAAGATACTCACCTACTACGGTTCCCAGAAGGAGCGCAAGCTGAAGCGCGTCGGGTGGACCAAGCCCAACGCCTTTCACGTCTGCATTACCTCCTACAAGCTGGTCGTCCAGGATCAGCAGAGTTTTCGCCGCAAAAAGTGGAAATATCTTATCCTCGACGAGGCCCAAAACATCAAGAACTTCAAGTCgcagcggtggcagctgctgctcaacttTTCCACAGAGAGGTAAACCCTAAACTACACCAACACCAAACAAAGCCTCTTGTAGAGTTAGTCCCATCAgttcttcgtttttgttttgttatatttGCCTGCCCAAAACGCACCAAAAATCAGTAACCATGCGACTGCTAACTAGTATGGGGACTACGCTTGGGTGCTAAAATTAATATCGTTATAATGCCGCATACTAAAACAGAGCATGCTAATCCCGCCCTAGAATGCTTGTGGCCTTGTTCTGAGACAGCCcaaccaccaacaccacctaCTCCCACACTTTTATCGAGTGCACTCGAAATaatcatttaatattttatgtctCTTCTCCCATAGACGCCTGTTGTTGACGGGAACCCCGCTGCAGAATGACCTAATGGAGCTGTGGTCTCTGATGCATTTCCTCATGCCCTATGTGTTCTCCTCTCACCGCGAGTTCAAGGAGTGGTTCTCCAATCCGATGACCGGCATGATCGAGGGAAACATGGAATACAACGAGACTCTGATAACGCGTCTGCACAAGGTATGAATATTTTATCACAAGATCAAGGGTTCAGATACAGGGTTTAGGGTCACAGCTTGTCACGCGGGAACGATAGCCGCACCTAAAAGCGTTTTCTTGCCAGCCCATTAAATGCTGTTGAAAATCGTTGATGTGTGCCAGAGAGAACTTCTCGCAATAGCAAAGTGATCGGAGATCCATTGATGACTCTTGTCCGTTTACGTTGTGAACATTCATTTTAGAACATAGTCGGAAGTTTCGATCCCAATAGCACCTAAAAGCGTTTTCTTGCCAGCCCATTAAATGCTGTTGAAAATCGTAGATGTGTGCCATAGCAAGGCTCAGTTGCAAGTGATTCTGCCCCATCGATGGCAGCAGAATCACATTAAGCTGGCTACAAATGATACCACCCGTGTATAGCAGCAGCACCTAAAAGCGTTTTCTTGCCAGCCCATTAAATGCTGTTGAAAATCGTAGATGTGTGCCAGAGAGAACTTCTCTCAATAGCAAAGTGATCGGAGATCCATTGACAACTCTTGTCCGTTTACATTGTGAACAGTATAAAACCAACACCTTTCGGATATTTTTAGGCAAATGCACTCTGTGTCACATTGAATTACAGCCACATGTGATGACAATTTGTTAGTTTGCTAGATAAAGTGGGAAAGGTGCGTCTTATCCATGTGGTGGATCTATAACTAAGATTATCACATTGAAAACGCATCGCACATTCGAGTATTCTTAATCAAATTCAGGCAAATGCACTCTGTGTCACATTGAATTACAGCCACATGTGATGACAATTTGTTAGTTTGCTAGATAAAGTGGGAAAGGTGCGTCTTATCCATGTGGTGATTCTACAACCAAGATTATCACATTGAAAACGCATCGCACATTCGCGTATTAAATTCTAATTCTTATTCCAATTCAGGCAAACGCACTCTGTGTTACATTGAATACAATCCACATGTGATGACAATTTGTTAGTTTGCTAGATAAAGTGGGAAAGGTGCGTCTTATCCATGTGGTGGATCTACAACCAAGATTATCACATTGAAAACGCATCGCACATTCGAGTATTAAATTCTAATTCTTATTCCAATTAAGGCAAACGCACTCTGTGTTACATTGAATACAATCCACATGTGATGACAATTTGTTAGTTTGCTAAATCAAAGTGGGAGAGGAGCGTCTTATCCATGTGATCAAACTCCAAACCATTGGAGATCACATTGAAAACGCTCCTTACACTATTTCACCTCTATTATCATTTATATGGTTCGAAGCTTAATGTAGCATCTTCTTCGTATCTTCTTGCAGGTGATTCGTCCGTTCCTGCTGCGACGCCTCAAGAAGGAGGTGGAGaagcaaatgccaaagaaGTACGAGCATGTGGTCATGTGCCGTCTGTCGAATCGCCAGCGCTATCTGTACGAGGATTTCATGAGTCGCTCCAAGTAAGTGCAATCAATTGCGACCATCTAATTcgatttgtaatttgtattcCTTTTGCTATTACAGAACGAGGGAAACCCTGCAGACGGGCAATCTACTGAGCGTAATCAATGTGCTGATGCAGCTGCGGAAGGTGTGCAATCATCCGAACATGTTTGAAGTGCGTCCCATCATATCGCCGTTTCAAATGGAGGGCATCACATTTCACACGCCGCGTCTCGTCTGCGACATTATGGAGTATGATCCGTTCACGGTGAGTCCACAGGTTGCAGGCTACCCCAAACCTTTACGTCTTTTAGCCACCTTTGATTGAAAATGATGATAAACTGTCACTGAAAGTTGGGCTCAATCTATTTTGGAGCGGGTCGTAAACTTGTCCCAGGATGTTCGCATTTGCGAGGCATTTGTCTGATTCAATCCAGTAGCTTTTCCCCccagcagttgcagttgtcCAAATACGAATATCCTAACCGAATGGAATTCTTCTCTACCCTCTACCTCTAGCAAATCAATCTGGAAACTGTGAATCTCTTGCTGTTGCATCTGGAGGAAACATTGACCGCATACGTGTCGCACAAGTGCCGCCTGCTCGCACCGCCACGCAAGCTGATCGAGGAGATCGACAGCGCCCCACAGCCGCCACCGCGCTGCCCCAATGGCAAGTACCGGTTCCACATACGAGTGCGAAGTGCGGAGCTGGCCCAACGGCTCAAATTTAATGCGGTGCGAGTGGGCGCCAGTCCGTCCATGCGGCTGGAGGGCTCCAAAATTGTGCCAATGAGTAGCCTCTTGCCCAGTGGACGGTTCTTGAAGCGTGTCAGTGGCTCCATTAACCCCATTAATATGTCCCTCAAGCCGGTTGTGATCAACAGCTGTTTAGTGACAACGACTACGCCgccgacgacaacgacgacgccgATGGGATTGACATCCTCTCCAGGGGCATCGCTAAACGTCTTGGCCAACTCGAAGATGCTAAGCGCACGCTCCCATATGAATGCCCCCACGCCAGCCAAGGTGGCAAAGACGATGCAGGATGGAAAACCCTTTTTCTACCTCACGCCAGCCACAAGTGCCGGAGGAGCTGGTGCCCGCTTGACTCTCACCAGCAAGACATCGTCGTCGCCATCGTCTGTCGCACCGACCGTTGTAACGTCCGCCAGCAGCATAACGGGGTCATCGGCCACGGGTACAGTATTAACATCTCAGCAGCTAACCAAGGAGCCCATTTTAAGGGATCTGGCCACGCATGTGAAAAGCACGGCGGAGAAGAAGGCCATAGCCAATGGGAGCACAGAGTATGAGGAGCAGGATGAGGAGGAAGCAGAAGATCCCTACAAAGTGCAGGAACTCATACAGATGCGCAAGGAGCAGCGTCTGGCCTCGCTCAAGCGCATGGCCACGATCAATCGTCGGCGCACCGACGCCACTCCCATCTACGGCGCAGACTGCCGCGTGGCCATCCAGCGATGCATGCAGTCGACACGCACCCTGCGACGTTCCACCTGGCAGACTCGGGGCTTTTCCAACTGCTGCACGGCGATGGTCCATCGCGACGGCTGGTCCCTTAATCACCTGCTCAAGACCTTTGAGCAGAGGTGTGCGGAATTAGCTCCGATCTTTAGCAACTTTGTGATTTATGTTCCTTCGGTGTGTGCGCCGTTAATCCGTCGATACGTCCAGAATCTATCCTCCACGCACTGGCAGTGCGAGCGGCAGATCGAGAACAGGGTGGGGCAGGCCCTGCTGCCAAAGCTGGCCCTTCTGCATCCAATTATCTCGGCGATGACCACACAGTTTCCGGATCCGCGGCTCATTCAGTATGACTGCGGCAAGCTGCAGACCCTGGATCGTCTGCTAAGGCAGCTGAAGGTCGACGGCCATCGTGTGCTGATATTCACCCAGATGACCAAGATGCTGGACGTGCTGGAGGCCTTCCTCAACCACCATGGTCACATCTACCTGCGACTAGATGGCTCGACGCGCGTCGAGCAGCGTCAGATCCTCATGGAGCGCTTTAACGGGGACAAGCGGATATTCTGTTTCATTCTATCCACACGATCGGGCGGCGTTGGCATCAATCTGACTGGCGCCGATACTGTCATCTTCTACGACTCGGACTGGAATCCCACCATGGATGCCCAGGCACAGGATCGTTGCCATCGCATTGGGCAAACACGCGACGTGCACATATATCGCCTTGTGTCCGAGAAGACCATTGAGGTGAACATACTGAAGAAGGCCAATCAGAAGCGAATGCTTAGCGACATGGCCATCGAGGGGGGCAACTTCACCACGACCTTCTTCAAGAGCTCCACCATCAAAGATCTCTTCACAATGGACCAGACCGAGCAGGACGAGACCACCACGCCTCCCCAGGAAGTCATCAagtccgaggagaagattgtCACGAcaacgacggcgacgacgaccgCGACCGCCGTTGTGGAAACGGAGAAACAGTCGCTGCGAGCATTTGAGCATGCTCTTGCCGCCGCCGAGGATGAGCAGGATGTGCTGGCCACCAAGACGGCCAAGGCCGAGGTGGCCGCAGATCTGGCCGAGTTCGATGAGAATATTCCCATTGCGGATGATGCCAACGCTGAGGCAGTCGCCGGCTCCTCTCAGGTTGAGATGAGCAAGGCCGATCTGGACATGCAGAATCTTGTCAAGCAGGTGAGTTGTGATTATTGATTGACAGGTTGATGGATGAGAGGTATGGCAGCGCTTGCAATTTATATTGAATACCGTATCAAGATGCGCTTTCGATGCAGCGAGCATTGCCGAGAGAAACTTCCCTTCGGGGAGTAGACGTTCAGACATAGTCGAAGCGACTACCCACGCTCGATTATATCACTCAACGTCTAACATTGCAATGTCCTTAAATGTTGATGGATCCAGATCTGTGTCGTGTACTAATAATTATTACATTTCCCTCCCACACCTGTAGCTGTCGCCGGTGGAACGCTATGCCATGCGCTTCGTGGAGGCTACTGGAGCTGCCTGGACGGCGGAACAACTGCGTGCCGCGGAGGCCGAGCTGGAGGCACAGAAGCGGGAATGGGAGGCCAATCGACTGGCTGTTatgcagaaggaggaggagctgctaaAGCCGGAAGCCGAGCCGGAGGAGCTGCTCACCTACAGTCGCAAGGATTCGAGTAATCAGGTTAATGTTAATTCCAAACAAGATTCCCATTCATCCAAGAAGCGAGCCCTAGCCACTAGGTCTCAGCGCAACAGGCAGggtcagcagaagcagctgagCAGGAGTATTAGTAGCAACAGTGGCAGGGGACAAAAGAGATCAGTGCCGCCAGCGACCAGTACTCCGGCGCAGACTTCATGCCGGCGTCGTGTCAGCCTCAATGTGAGTGCTCCAGTAGTGTCGGCGTCGGGGTCAGGAATAGGGaaagggacagggacaggtaACAGCAAGAGGCTGACGACTGGGGGCAAGAGCGGCTCGACTGTCGGACGGTGCACGCGACTCCGTTCTCTGGGTGTCCATGTCACCAACATCCATACGCCGCCCACTAGAAAGACAACACGCACAGCCCTGGCCGCAGGTCTGGTTGCAGCTGCGGAGGAGGACTCTCCTGCGATCGCCGGAGAGCGTCCCAAGCGGCTTTCGGCCAACATAGCCATGAGCAAGATGATGAAAACGCCCAACCTCAAGTGTAGTCAAGGGAGCAGTAGTTCGAGCACCACCACGCCCCCCAAGCGAGTGCGTGGAGACAGcagctctgtgtctgtgtcgaCCGCTTCTCGGCGAAGGCTGTTGGCGAGAAGAGCGACAATAGCTGTTCCTCTGGCTATAGAAAGCGACGATGAAGATGAGGATGGGGACGAGGAGGACAATACTTCTGAAAATGAAGAGGATCAAGTTAGTGTGGTAGATGAAGACGATGAtaatgaggaggaggatgaggatgaggcgaGTGTAGAAGATGAAGACGATAAGGCATCGGTCTTGGAGGAGACCACGCAAACTGAATCCCTAAGCGACAAAGGGAACGGGGCtaatgaggatgatgatgaagatgaagaggtggagga from Drosophila subobscura isolate 14011-0131.10 chromosome E, UCBerk_Dsub_1.0, whole genome shotgun sequence includes the following:
- the LOC117891761 gene encoding helicase domino isoform X3 → MNEGNSAGGGHEGLSPAPPAVPDRVTLHSTEKSVAHPKLNTTTTAATTTTTVTSNRTSAAALPASRYSAQPKGVRSISRQHQQQQLPSAQLPVPLSPLPPQQQTTEATAATPVAAPPSSTLISSAYSATTSIIEASASPPQAKRQRLDNSPNSSQASSIVGSASSNIVGSLLPASVASSSEVGGVSSEALQDSNALKKRILQQKLQILRTLKERHLENVSEYFYLQNGGSMMDYPAWRKKTPTPQFISYSNANRIDQLVHEEKPSTSAAAGAAQSQGIPTQQARVETTLTVVSGTSSTGTTVQQVHGSNNSTAKTNTQSQLPEKIGSNTTITPAAIAATASQSSNRSSSSPAAAAATAASSISNTTSSSVVEASGNVHPPEAEIKIPAVGATPVAISTKLPAAVVQLTQQGHIPGRPLGGRHGMVFGQIPAPPAAVGNSSVPLVPGGTPLVPCSTAVGSTTLRRTQSHNNAASGSGSAAAATAATSTTPLYTGNGPTSSGSGAITPGTPSGSLLSPGLALAGVGTPTSAAQEFSFKAKQEVYVMQRISELQREGLWTERRLPKLQEPSRPKAHWDYLLEEMTWLAADFAQERKWKKNAAKKCAKMVQKYFQEKANAAQRAEKAQELHLKRVASFIAREVKRFWTNVEKLVEYKHQTKIEEKRKQALDQHLNFIVGQTEKFSQQLVEGMNKSMAADTPSLSLNSSRLTSPKRESDVEFRPESGSEDDEETIAKAEEEAADVNEEVKALAKESEMDFDDFLNDLPPGYLDNRDKLIKEEEHTSAAVNTEAVGEEGEDSNDSEFEAKEASEDDENTISKQEEAEQEIDHQREIDELEADNDLPVEQLLKKYKSGRISDQPPSPKRRKLEPRGASELDSDDDSTAVDDESTDNSDVDASEEDDDEDLSTNETETEVDEEDQEDGLKSLLTDETAEAGGAGALTAGNASAADATAGANKDDMLNDAAALAESLQPKGNTLSSTNVVTPVPFLLKHTLREYQHIGLDWLVTMNERKLNGILADEMGLGKTIQTIALLAHLACARGNWGPHLIVVPSSVMLNWEMEFKKWCPGFKILTYYGSQKERKLKRVGWTKPNAFHVCITSYKLVVQDQQSFRRKKWKYLILDEAQNIKNFKSQRWQLLLNFSTERRLLLTGTPLQNDLMELWSLMHFLMPYVFSSHREFKEWFSNPMTGMIEGNMEYNETLITRLHKVIRPFLLRRLKKEVEKQMPKKYEHVVMCRLSNRQRYLYEDFMSRSKTRETLQTGNLLSVINVLMQLRKVCNHPNMFEVRPIISPFQMEGITFHTPRLVCDIMEYDPFTQINLETVNLLLLHLEETLTAYVSHKCRLLAPPRKLIEEIDSAPQPPPRCPNGKYRFHIRVRSAELAQRLKFNAVRVGASPSMRLEGSKIVPMSSLLPSGRFLKRVSGSINPINMSLKPVVINSCLVTTTTPPTTTTTPMGLTSSPGASLNVLANSKMLSARSHMNAPTPAKVAKTMQDGKPFFYLTPATSAGGAGARLTLTSKTSSSPSSVAPTVVTSASSITGSSATGTVLTSQQLTKEPILRDLATHVKSTAEKKAIANGSTEYEEQDEEEAEDPYKVQELIQMRKEQRLASLKRMATINRRRTDATPIYGADCRVAIQRCMQSTRTLRRSTWQTRGFSNCCTAMVHRDGWSLNHLLKTFEQRCAELAPIFSNFVIYVPSVCAPLIRRYVQNLSSTHWQCERQIENRVGQALLPKLALLHPIISAMTTQFPDPRLIQYDCGKLQTLDRLLRQLKVDGHRVLIFTQMTKMLDVLEAFLNHHGHIYLRLDGSTRVEQRQILMERFNGDKRIFCFILSTRSGGVGINLTGADTVIFYDSDWNPTMDAQAQDRCHRIGQTRDVHIYRLVSEKTIEVNILKKANQKRMLSDMAIEGGNFTTTFFKSSTIKDLFTMDQTEQDETTTPPQEVIKSEEKIVTTTTATTTATAVVETEKQSLRAFEHALAAAEDEQDVLATKTAKAEVAADLAEFDENIPIADDANAEAVAGSSQVEMSKADLDMQNLVKQLSPVERYAMRFVEATGAAWTAEQLRAAEAELEAQKREWEANRLAVMQKEEELLKPEAEPEELLTYSRKDSSNQVWISRNTMEQMPMWCPPTPPQDNDNDIYIDHSLSFMYDLVPIAELDLPPVYVRKENKRSRSEAGYDGNRRPNKMRREDNCAPPKSLFDRPTPQLSRLRRELKNQRFRGSFKPNSPVLGMKPQVPVKPLTEPEAMSEWCIFEDIAILHVLVNLQGLPCSLVQLAPGQTPNWDLVSEMVNFCSKTYRSARQCRYRYETHIQPREEGKVVESPKKQKKLKPTLRTEYLKSPLRYLRTTQLYASDNNASFYKVMRSRFDSIKTAYLKKAPPPKRQFSAPSLMNPKHMEVLQEFGIQNYDQPVPPQNIAAMKANKIREKQRGGQQLPPPQSQQQQQQQHQQQQQQQQQQQQHQPQQQQQAPQIPQQPQQQQQQQQQQQLAIAPPVPQTLPVQQQQQQQQTVELVQQQQQPINANTTVSVPSAGQLQQLQIQHLTSANVSPGQQTAILLHQPQQQLRTHPAQGPQSTTQQLVKTIVGSSSNLTAGQLQQLAQQSAAANPGQSSVSVVLTTPVQSLPSVVQTQSGSAAQIVSISSQTTLPVNSAPQLGSIVQTQSLPQVVSVSTLPTVGSVLTTTANQQQQQQQQTTSVTTLNTAMLRGQRIVSASTGNTLQQRTNAAGQSIVSMPNLGQGVSPAQFQTQLRLAAVPTSPATQTQLVTAKGIPVTALQQGGKTTVIPGTQQPGGAHIQLYRQRSLKVLQTQPAPGGGAAGGGVATANLVQTAGTIIQASGMPTHVTSQKVAVSGMPGAGTVQAGNVVSSVQMHGQARTQFIKQMASKQGLQRQVISADGSTTSAGAGDMLLVKRHNILAAQKAQQATGALFTTTTAAQQQQQQQGQLPVAGQGQGQPQQVTQQQIASLVKASTAAAASGSSVSAGGVTVSATGPTVQAGSVNIPLPQLKPGSQIKVTMPNQMRHLQMQQQLTMPRKISRMTQLVSASGQPTATNIVSGPQPQQQQQQQSGGVTVSGGGTLPTVAGQQQQQKVTTTGGGSVQAQLLHIQNTKTLPSSVTVQQIQQVMRSGQQGTLATTNLVLGKTSVGRVIPVSVASQANQRQTIQVVSAASAQALAAGNLRTHVGSPGIASTLKVAAGGQTTQQTLIAALQHNQRQNASPVRLQTTAGGNLLAVVQQQQQQQQQQQQQQQQQQQQQQQQQQQQQQQHTSIAGPTSGPAEVMTITQTTTTLPTVSGMQQQQQQGGVSQPTTQQP